GAGGCCGAGATGCCGACCTTGATGGTGGAGGGATTGGGCAGCGAAGTGTTGCCGCAGCCATACCAGCAGGAGGCGACGCCGACGCCGCGCCCGCTTGCCGAATTGGCGGCGTTGAAGGCTTCCGCGTCGGCGAGCGCACGCGCCCAATGCGGCTGAAGCTGCTCCAGGCATTCGCCGATGCCGACGCCCGATTCCAGGCGCTGGCCGGTGACCGTCTCGCAGCCGTCGCGCAGGCAGTTCTTCAGCCGAAAATCGAGCCGATCCATCCCAAGTTTTCCGGCAAGCTCGTCATAGAGCGTTTCCTGCATTATGGTGGCCTGCGGCACACCGAAGCCACGGAAGGCGCCAGCGATCGGGCCGTTGGTGTGGATGGCGTAGCCGGTGGCGCGGTAGTTCGGCGTGGCATAGGGGCCGGAGGCGTGCACCGGCACGCGATTGGCCACTGTCGGCCCCCAGCTGGCGTAAGCCCCGGTGTTGAAATCGCCCTCGAAGACCATGCCGGTGATACGGCCCTCGGCGTCGGCGCCGATGGTCGCCTTCATTTCGGCCGGATGGCGCTTGGTGGTCGACATCATCGATTCATTGCGGGTGTAGGCAAGCGCCGCCGGGCGGCCGGTCTTCATCGCCACAAGGCCGATCAGCGGCTGCAGCGAGACATCGAGCTTCGAGCCGAAGCCGCCGCCGGTGGCGGTTGGCACGATGCGGACCTTGTCGACGGCAAGCCCGAGCACCTTGGCCGTGTCGTCGCGGTCCATATAGGGCGCCTGGGTGCAGGCGACGACGACCAGCGTGTCGCCATCGATGTACGCATAGCCGGCTTCCGGCTCGATATAGGCGTGCTCGACGAAAGAGGTTTCGATGGCGCCGGATGCCGTGACCGTCGCGCCGGCGAGCGCTCGTTCCGGATCGCCGCGTTCGACATAGCCGGAGGTCAGCAGGTTTGCCGGGCGGTGCTGGTGGATCAGCGCGGCGCCATCGGCCTTCGCCTCGCGCGGCTGCAGCACATGCGGCAATTCGGTCCAGGAGATCGGAAAATCCGTCAGGTCGAGATCGAGGATCGCCTCACGCTCGCCGGCCACCAGCGCCACAGCCTCGCCGCGCAGGCGGACAAAGCCTTCGGCCAGCGCCGGCTGGTCGGCAAAGGGGCCAATGACGCCGAAGCAGTTCTTGCCGGGAATGTCGGCGGCGGTGAACACCCCGGCAATGCCGGGATGCGCTTCGACCCAGGCATCAAGGTCGCCGAAGGCAAAGCCGGCATGATAATGCGGCGAGCGGACCACCAGCACCGACAAAGCATCAACCGGGAAGGAATCGCCGCCGAATTTCTCGGTGCCATTGACCTTCGGCACGCCGTCGAGGCGGATCGGCGAGGCGCCGACCGCGTGGCCCACGTCCGGCTGGCGAAGGTCTATGCCGTTCATGTGCCGCGAGGCCTGCATCACCGCAGCGACGATTTTTCGATAGCCGGTGCAGCGGCAGAGCACGCCGCCCAGCGCATCCTGCGTTTCGGCCTCGCTGGGTGTCGGGTTGCGCTCCAAAAGCGCGGTGGCCGCGACCAGCAGGCCGGGCGTGCAGATGCCGCATTGCGCGGCGCCATGGTCGAGGAAGGAGGCCTGCAGCGCCGAAAGCCTGCCATTGGCAAGACCTTCGACAGTGGTCACGGAAGCGCCGGTGACGGACGCCGCCGGCACAAGGCAGGCGCAGACCGGATCGCCGTCGACCAGCACCGTGCAGGCGCCGCAATCGCCGGCGTCGCAGCCGACCTTGGTGCCGGTCAGCCGCAACTCGTCGCGCAACACCTGCGACAGGCGCCGCACCGGCGGCACGGATACCCGGACGGCGGCGCCGTTGACCTCGAAAGCAATGTCGGCGCGCTCGATGCCGGACTGGGCCACGCCTGACTGTGCCATGCCGGGGTGGACCATGCTCATGCGGCCACCTTGCCTTGGTCGAGGCCAATTGCAGAGCGCACGGCGCGGACGACGATCTCGCGCGCCGCTTGCTCCCGATACTCGGCGCTGCCGCGCACATCGGCGATCGGCGACAATTCATCGAACGGCGCCGACAGCACCGCGTCGGCAAGCGCCTCACCGATCGGACGCCCGCGCAGGACCGCCTCGACGCCTGCGAGGCGGCGGGCGACCGCGGAGCAGGATCCGACCGCGATCGCCGCTTCGGCGACGACGCCATTCTCGACCACGAGCCGCGCCGCAGTCATGGCGATCGAGATGACGAGGTAGCGACGGGCGCCGAGCTTGACGAAGGCCGAGGTGCCGACCGCGGAACGCTTCGGCACGCGGATGGCTGTGACCATCTCGCCTGGCTGCAGCGCCGTGCGGCGATTGCCAAGTATGAACGCGTCGAGCGGCAGATGACGGGGGGCTTTCGCCGACCGCAATTCGACATCGGCGTCGAGCGCAAGCAGCGCCGGCACGCCGTCGGCGGCGGGCGAGGCGTTGCAGAGATTGCCGGCAATCGAGGCGACGTTCTGGATCTGGACCGAGCCGACTTCGCGCGCGGCCGATTTCAGCGCGTCGAAGGCGGGCGGGAGTGGGTGACGGACAATATCGGTCCAGGTGGTGCGGGCACCGATCCGCCAGTTTTCGTCCGTCTCTTCGATGCCGCGCAGTTCGGCGAGACCGTTGATGTCGAGTATGTTGTCGCGGAAGGGTCTTGCGCCCTGGGCGGGGTAGAAATCGGTGCCGCCGGCGAGAATGCGCCAGCGATCCTCGCCAAGCAGCGCGAGCGCCTCGTCGACCGTGGTGGGTTTCGCGTAACGGATCACGCTCTGCCTTCCAGAACCTTCCCAGAAACGAGCCGTCCCCGATTGGCCCGCCCAAAGCGCCTTGCCCTGGGACTTTCCGCCGGTATCCAGACCGGTCAAATTCATTCGTATGCAAATGATATCAGGCCGTTCGGAATTGTCAAAGCCGGAGTTGGCAGGGCAAGGACCTGAACGCGATTGTTATGGTGCCGGAGGTTGACGCCGCCGCCCATCTGGTCAAGGTTCCGTGTCCGGTCGCGTCAGCGGCTTTGGACTGGAGCCTCAAGCCGATACCAGGGGGGCCCAAACGAGAGGGAAGCCGCATGGCCGACGAAGCGCTGATCGTCATCGACCTGCAGAACGATTTTTGTCCAGGCGGCGCGCTGGCGGTGGCCGGCGGCGACGAGATCGTGCCTTTGGTCAATGACTTGATCCGGCGGACCGACCACGTGATCCTGACGCAGGACTGGCACCCGGCCGGACATTCGAGCTTCGCCTCCAGCCATCCGGGCAAGCAGCCGTTTGAAACCATCGAGATGCCTTATGGGCCGCAGACGCTGTGGCCGGACCATTGCATCCAGGGCAGCCTCGGTTCCGATTTCCATTCCGGGCTCGCCTGGACCAAGGCCGAGCTGGTGCTCCGCAAGGGGTTCCGCACAGCGATCGACTCCTATTCGGCGTTCTTCGAGAACGACCATAAGACACCGACCGGCCTTGGCGGCTACCTCAAGGAGCGCGGCATCGACACGATCACACTGGTCGGGCTCGCCACCGATTTCTGCGTTGCCTTCTCGGCGCTCGACGCGGTGAAGCAGGGTTTCAAGACGACAGTCCGGCTCGACGCCTGCCGCGGCATCGACCTCAACGGCTCGGTGGAGGCGATGCTGAAGCGCATGCGCGAAGCCGGCGTGACGCTCGAAGACCACTCGGCGGATTGACCGGACCGTGGGGAAAGGCCCCCTCACCCGGATTGCCAGCCGAATTGCGAAGGGCAATTCGGGGCAATCCGACCTCTCCCCGAGGGGAGAGGAGATAGCTGGTTTGCGGCGCCGGAAAGCGGGTTCCCCCTTCTCCCCTTGTGGGAGAAGGTGTCGCCGAAGGCGACGGATGAGGGGTGCTCCAGGGAAAGCCGGCGTCTCACTCCGCTGGAACACCCCTCATCCGTCTCGGCGCTATCGCGCCGATCCACCTTCTCCCACAAGGGGAGAAGGGAAAACGCGCCGCGGCCGGATGATTTTTCCATTCGCGGCGCTCGCCATAGCGCTGCTGCTCCCAGGGCAGGCGCTGGCCGCCGAAATCCATGAACTGCCCGGCGCCGCCATGTCGCTATGGTGGGGACTGCCCTTTGCCGGCCTGCTGCTGTCGATCGCGACCGGACCGCTGCTCTTTCATCACCTGTGGGAACATCATTACGGCAAGATCGCCGCCGGCTGGGCAGCGCTGGCGGTGGTCCCGCTGGCCGTCGCTTTCGGCATACCGACGGCAGGCGAGGCCGTGCTGCACACGCT
This region of Mesorhizobium sp. M2A.F.Ca.ET.046.03.2.1 genomic DNA includes:
- the pncA gene encoding bifunctional nicotinamidase/pyrazinamidase — encoded protein: MADEALIVIDLQNDFCPGGALAVAGGDEIVPLVNDLIRRTDHVILTQDWHPAGHSSFASSHPGKQPFETIEMPYGPQTLWPDHCIQGSLGSDFHSGLAWTKAELVLRKGFRTAIDSYSAFFENDHKTPTGLGGYLKERGIDTITLVGLATDFCVAFSALDAVKQGFKTTVRLDACRGIDLNGSVEAMLKRMREAGVTLEDHSAD
- a CDS encoding molybdopterin-dependent oxidoreductase, which codes for MSMVHPGMAQSGVAQSGIERADIAFEVNGAAVRVSVPPVRRLSQVLRDELRLTGTKVGCDAGDCGACTVLVDGDPVCACLVPAASVTGASVTTVEGLANGRLSALQASFLDHGAAQCGICTPGLLVAATALLERNPTPSEAETQDALGGVLCRCTGYRKIVAAVMQASRHMNGIDLRQPDVGHAVGASPIRLDGVPKVNGTEKFGGDSFPVDALSVLVVRSPHYHAGFAFGDLDAWVEAHPGIAGVFTAADIPGKNCFGVIGPFADQPALAEGFVRLRGEAVALVAGEREAILDLDLTDFPISWTELPHVLQPREAKADGAALIHQHRPANLLTSGYVERGDPERALAGATVTASGAIETSFVEHAYIEPEAGYAYIDGDTLVVVACTQAPYMDRDDTAKVLGLAVDKVRIVPTATGGGFGSKLDVSLQPLIGLVAMKTGRPAALAYTRNESMMSTTKRHPAEMKATIGADAEGRITGMVFEGDFNTGAYASWGPTVANRVPVHASGPYATPNYRATGYAIHTNGPIAGAFRGFGVPQATIMQETLYDELAGKLGMDRLDFRLKNCLRDGCETVTGQRLESGVGIGECLEQLQPHWARALADAEAFNAANSASGRGVGVASCWYGCGNTSLPNPSTIKVGISASGEVILHQGAVDVGQGSNTVITQICADALGLPLDRFKLKSADTAITPDAGKTSASRQTFVTGKAAEKAGRALREKILRYANVSGEATIMLDGDSLSIREGDAARRIDLAALKADADGLVFAAEETYDPPTLPLDAKGQGKPYAVYGYGAQIAELEVDLKLGTVKLIKITAAHDVGKAINPVLVEGQIEGGIAQGIGMALMEEYIPGRTENLHDYLIPTIGDVPPVEHILVEVPDPEGPFGAKGLGEHVLIPTAPAILNAIRHATGVLVTKVPATPSRILAAIREKEARR
- a CDS encoding xanthine dehydrogenase family protein subunit M encodes the protein MIRYAKPTTVDEALALLGEDRWRILAGGTDFYPAQGARPFRDNILDINGLAELRGIEETDENWRIGARTTWTDIVRHPLPPAFDALKSAAREVGSVQIQNVASIAGNLCNASPAADGVPALLALDADVELRSAKAPRHLPLDAFILGNRRTALQPGEMVTAIRVPKRSAVGTSAFVKLGARRYLVISIAMTAARLVVENGVVAEAAIAVGSCSAVARRLAGVEAVLRGRPIGEALADAVLSAPFDELSPIADVRGSAEYREQAAREIVVRAVRSAIGLDQGKVAA